In the genome of Mucilaginibacter sp. 14171R-50, the window AGCCTAAGCAGGTTGAAAAGAAGCAGCTAAGCGAACAGGAACGCAAAGTGGCTATAACGTACTTAAAATCCCCAGACTTGTTAACCCGGACAAAACAAGTGATAGCCCAAAGCGGCCTGGTGGGCGAAGAAACAAACGCATTGATCGCCTATCTTACCTATACTTCAAGAAAACGACATACCCCGCTGCACCTGATGTGCCTGGGCGCAAGCGGACCGAGCAAGACCTGGTTACAGGAAAGCGTAAGCGAAACTGATGCCGGAGGATGATAAAAAAGAGACCACCACGCTCAGCATGAACGCCTTTTACTAAATTTCGGCAAAGAAGAACTAAACATAAACTGCGCTGATTGAAGACATGGACGGCGCAGAAGCGGTACTAATATGAATTATAAACTTCTTTTTGCAGGAATAACTTTTTCAATAGTTGGATTGCTGATGTTCAATAACGTTAGAAGGCGAAAACCCGCTTCTGAGGATACAAACTGGAAAGGGCAATTGATGCCCCAATATATTCAGTTTTGGATGATAGCGATTTTGAGTATTATTGTTGGGATAGTTTTTATCTTGAAATCACTTGCAAATTAATTTTATGACTTTTAATACTATAATTGGACTTCTTGCTCCTATTGCGCTTTTGCTTGTAGGAATTATGCTTAGATTTTCGCCCAATGAAAGTTGGCGTTCTTACAGAAAGTATTGAATATTCTTTGTTCTAATTGGGCTATTATTATTTGTCTTAAAACTTTATAAGTACCTAATGCTGTGAAACAAGATAACGTAAACAACAAGCCCCGGTTAGGGGCTTTGTTGTTATAGGGCAGCTAAATTATTATTAAAGAAGTCCTTGAACTTCTTTTTGGTAAGCATAGTATCAATAATCTTAAAAACCACAGTGCGGTCGTCCTCATCCAGTTGGTTGATCATATTGATCTGCTCGAAATTAGGCTTGTCCTGAATGGCTACATCTACGGGTTGAACATCAAAGTGCACAACCTGGTCAATGGTCATGCCGAAATACCCCGCAAAGCGTTCCAGTTCATCAATAGCAATATCACGGGTATGTTCTCTACCTTATTTTAGCTGGTATAGGGTATGTTCACTTCAGCAGCAAGCTGCTTTTGCAGCATCCTTCTTGCTCGCTGTTTCGTAATGTTAGCGCCTATGGTCATTATGGTTGCTTTTTTAAATATCTCCTAAAAGCTATTAAATGATAGACTTGAATGCATAGAATATTTTTCCCTCCTGTGGATAAATAATCAAACTGATATACTATCAAAATTTGCCGGGGAAGGTATTTTTGCCTAAATTCGGTATGATGAAACGACCTGCCTTTATCGCGCTTTTCCTTTTATTTTTTACCTCGCTGTTAGCGGTTTCCTGCAAAGAATTCATTGAACCGTCGATAGAGAATAAAAAGGTTTATTTAAAGGCTCCGTCCGACGGTTTTCAAAGCAAATTATATAAGATCAGCTTTTGGTGGGATGAAGTGGAGGATGCCCTGGGGTACCGGCTGCAGGTGGTATCGCCTGGCTTTGCAGCCCCGGACCGGCTGGTGCTTGATACGCTGGTGAGCGGCAATAAGTTCAGCGTGAACCTGGACCCGGGCAAATACGAGTGGCACTTGCGCGCCGAGAACGGCAGTACGGTAACGGCTTACAGCGGTGCAAGATCGTTCGAGGTATTACAGTCTTCGATAAAGCAGCAAGCGGTCGAATTGAACGCGCCCGCTGATCAGGCCCAGATCAATAACGCCCAGGTGAACTTGCGGTGGGGAACGCTTTACGGCGCTGCACGCTACCGCCTCCAGATCGATACCAACAATTTCATCAATGAAAGCTCGGTCGTTTATAACGAGGCATTGCCGGGGAACGAGCTTGCGCTCGCTTTACCCAAAGACCAGTCTTACCAGTGGCGCGTGCAGGCGGAAAACGATACCGCGCAATCGCGATGGTCTGTTGTGAATCATTTCACGCTGGACCGCTTACCCCCGGGCAGGGTAAAGGCTTTGGAGCCGGCGGATAACCAAACGGTTAACAAGCCGGTTCACCTGCGATGGGAAAATGTAGCTTCCGCTGTCCGCTATCGCCTGTACCTGCTTAAATCCGATTCGGTTACGAGTTATAGTAAAAATTTCCCCGTTATCGTTAATGAAAATACCTATGACTTTCAATCCGGCACCGGTGGGGAAAGGATCTATTGGAAGGTAGCAGCCATCGATGCGGCGGGGAACGCGGGCACGGCCAGCGCGACGAGGAGCTTTATCATACCGTAGTGATGAATAAGAAGAGAACTAACCTTCTGCTGGGCATAGCGGTCATCATCATATGGGGCGGGGCAGGCTATCGTGTGCTTTCCGCGCTTGGTGATCAGGAGGAACTGCCGGTAGCGGCGCCATCAATGGTCAAAAGCCCGGCCGATGATTTCGCGGCGGTGACGGACACCGTGCAGCTGCGGGCAAACTACCGCGACCCCTTCGGATTGACGCCAGTTGCCATGAAAACCGACACGCAAACCTATATGAAGACGATCAGAGGTACGACGCCTGTTCCGCATGCGCAGGCCGATATGGGTTTTGTCAAATATGCGGGCTATATCGCCAACCCGGTTTCAAAGCGAACCCTGAGCATGTTGCTGATCAACGGCAAGACCATGATGCTCAATGAAGGGGAGAGTGCAGAAGGCATTAAGGTGTTGAAGAATATGCGCGACTCCGTCAAGGTCGCTTACCGGGGTCGGGTCAGATTTATTGTGAAGTCATCATGAGAAAAATATTGTTTTTTATATCCGTTTGCCTGGCTTCCCTGGGGCATACCACCGTTCGCGGGCAGCGTATTCCGGACGGCGGGATGCACAAGGTGCATATCGACCAGCCCGGGCTGACGGCCGATGCAGAAATTTTACCGGTGAAAAATCCGGCCCATCCCGGCGCTGGCCGCTGGTACTACTGGTTTAGCAGCGGGAGGCTCTACCAGACGCAGGGCGGCTTTGGCGGGCACCTGCTTCACGGGGTATTCCACTCTTTTTATGACAGCGGAGCCATGATGGAAAGCGGGAGTTTCGCCGCAGGTCTGAAGACCGGGACCTGGCGTTCCTGGAATTCCGACGGTACGCTTAAGCAAACGGTCAGTTACCAGGAGGGCCTGCGCTCCGGCCCTTTTGCCGTTTACGATGCCGAGGGAAAGGTCCGTCAGGAGGGAAGGTACCGCGATGACCTGCTGGAAGGGGCGGTAAAATATTATACGCGAAGTGATTCATCTTCCGTGACCTGGTACCACCGTGGCCGCGTGACCCGCCATCAGCCTTTATTAAAGCGATTGAACCCTTTCAAAAAACGCAACCGTGCCGACACCACAGCCATTGCCACGCCACAGCAGTAGACCGGGCAGGTTAACCGCCGCGTCGCTTTACATCGTTATCGTTGTCGCGCTGGTGATCGCTTTACTTTGCGAAGCGCTGATCGCAAGCGCTTTTTATTACCGTGCTTACCATGCGCAGCGGAACCGGCTCGACCGGTTGGATAACCGGGTAAGCTCCGGCCTGAACCTGATCCTGTCGGACGGGCAGCGTGCCGATTACCGAAACGAACTGGTGGACTTGTTTGAGCGGGGTGCGGACACGGTCAGGCTGAGCAGGTATTTTTGGGGTGGTTTTGATATCGGCGTGAGCAGGGCAGGCAGCGGAAGAGATTCCGCCTTTGCTGCTATCCTGATCGGTAACGAGTTGGATTCGCTCTCGCGTTTTGCCATATGGCTTGCAGACGAAGACCGGCCTTTATCGGTTAGCGGCAGGACGGCAGTCGTCGGAGACGTTTACCTGCCGAAAGCGGGTGTCAGGTCAGCGTATGTCAACAGCCACGGGTACGAAGGTGAGCCCGCCTTTATCGCTGAGGTGCACCGGTTCAGCAAGCGGGAACTTCCTGAGCCGGATATTTTGCGTCTGGCGCGGATCGATCAGTCCTTCAGCGCTGGGCAGGCGGAGGAGCGGTTTATACCAGACACCCTAACTGCAAGCTTCGGGCTGCCGACCCGCGAGTACCGGCTTAAAGCACCCTTTACGCTGAAAGCGCTCAGCTTACAGGGGAATATCATTATTCGCTGCGATTCGCTGCTGACCATCGATAGCACCGCGGCGCTGGAACAAGTGATGATCTTTGCACCGGCAATCGTTGTCCGGCCCGGGTTTCGGGGCCGCTGCCAGCTGTTCGCCCGTGATTCGATCAGTATCGGCGACCGTGCTGCGTTCGCCTACCCGTCGGTAGCCGCTCTGCTACGGACGCGCGCTGAGGAGGCCGGGAAGCAAGGCTTCATCCGTTTTGGCCGCAGCTGCAGTTTTTTCGGCGGGCTGCTTGCCTGGGAAAAGTTGCCCGGTGTCTTCCCGCCGGCAGTATACTTAGGAAGTAAAGGCACCTACCAGGGACAGATCTATACGGGACTTTTGGGCCTTGGCGATAGCACAGCCATTGCCGGCAGTGTGACCTGCCGCCGGTTTTTTTACCGGTCCGGCTTTTCCAATTTTGAAAATTACCTGATCGGGGCGCGTATAGATGCGCATGCCCTTTCGCCATTTTACCTTAGCCCGGCGGTGTTCCCCGGACAGGGGCCATCAACAAAAAAGATCGTACAATGGCTAAAGTAGCGAAGGTCGGGCGGCTGAAAGCGGACAGCTTACTGGAAGTGGTTATTGCGGCGGTATTGATCGTCGTTGTTTTCAGTATTGCCATGATGGTCTATGCCAACGTGTTGCATGCTTCACGCCCGGTTAAGCAAGTCCGCGCGGCTGCTTTTTTGAGACAAGCTGCCCGCCGGATAGAACAGTTGCAGGATACGGCGGTATCGGACACCGGTTTTGACGGTCCGCTGATACGGCGTTCGGTAACAGCGGCAGGCGGCCCGGGGACCGCGCACCTGCAGTTAATTGCCCTGGGGGAGCATAATGACACCCTGGCCGTTCTTGACAAAATTATTGTATGGCATGGGAAATAAGCATTTGAAGGCATTTACCCTCACGGAGATGATCATGGTGATGCTGCTGACGGCTATTGTCGTGGCAATGGCCTACGAAGTTCTCCGGATCGTTTACAAAACACACGCGGCCTTTGCGGCAAAAAATGAGCGGGTCAATGACGTGGAACGATTGGAACACTGGTTGCGGCGCGACTTTCAAAAGGCGGAGGTCATCCTTGGGAACGACCATTCCGTCCGCCTGTTAAGCACTGGCGATACGGTGTCTTATGTTTTTGCGGACAGCCTTGTTATTCGCCGGGCGGTGCGGGTGGATTCCTTCCGCATTGCGACAAGCGATCTGGTAACAGCCTTTAGGGCTCAGCCGGTGCAGGCCGCTGGTGAGCAGATGCCCATAGATGAATTGACATTTAGTATTTTGCTCGAAAAGCAGCAGCTTCCGGAGAATTTCTTCAAATGGTACAGCGCAACGCAACTTATCAACCTGACAAATGGCATCGATCGACATCAGTAACCTAAAAAAAACAAAGAAAAAACCGGCTGGAACACCGGAAAGTGTGGCCAGTCAAATTACCGCGCTCTTCGAAAAGGACTTCT includes:
- a CDS encoding transcriptional regulator gives rise to the protein MTIDQVVHFDVQPVDVAIQDKPNFEQINMINQLDEDDRTVVFKIIDTMLTKKKFKDFFNNNLAAL
- a CDS encoding toxin-antitoxin system YwqK family antitoxin → MRKILFFISVCLASLGHTTVRGQRIPDGGMHKVHIDQPGLTADAEILPVKNPAHPGAGRWYYWFSSGRLYQTQGGFGGHLLHGVFHSFYDSGAMMESGSFAAGLKTGTWRSWNSDGTLKQTVSYQEGLRSGPFAVYDAEGKVRQEGRYRDDLLEGAVKYYTRSDSSSVTWYHRGRVTRHQPLLKRLNPFKKRNRADTTAIATPQQ
- a CDS encoding type II secretion system protein J encodes the protein MGNKHLKAFTLTEMIMVMLLTAIVVAMAYEVLRIVYKTHAAFAAKNERVNDVERLEHWLRRDFQKAEVILGNDHSVRLLSTGDTVSYVFADSLVIRRAVRVDSFRIATSDLVTAFRAQPVQAAGEQMPIDELTFSILLEKQQLPENFFKWYSATQLINLTNGIDRHQ